One region of Jatrophihabitans cynanchi genomic DNA includes:
- a CDS encoding VOC family protein, whose amino-acid sequence MAIARFPGFVIDCPDAAALARFYGALLGWTAKVDGDWAEIRPADGGDCISFQQVADYRAPQWPAQTVPQQMHLDVIVEELDAGEAAVLELGASKAAHQPGTTFRVFLDPAGHPFCLCVD is encoded by the coding sequence ATGGCTATCGCACGCTTTCCCGGATTCGTCATCGACTGCCCCGACGCAGCCGCCCTGGCACGCTTCTACGGCGCGTTGCTCGGCTGGACCGCGAAGGTGGACGGCGACTGGGCCGAGATCCGCCCGGCCGACGGCGGGGACTGCATCTCGTTCCAGCAGGTTGCCGACTACCGCGCACCGCAGTGGCCCGCTCAGACGGTGCCCCAGCAGATGCACCTGGACGTGATCGTGGAGGAGCTCGACGCGGGTGAGGCGGCCGTCCTCGAGCTCGGCGCCTCCAAGGCAGCGCACCAGCCGGGAACGACGTTCCGGGTCTTCCTCGACCCGGCCGGCCACCCGTTCTGTCTCTGCGTGGACTGA
- a CDS encoding sensor histidine kinase — MSKPSRRRLRLRARGWSLRRRVVVGFGAFTALFAVLMTATVISLVDFVRKGNEVVNRWEPAAAATQDLFADLVNQETGVRGFVLSMNRTFLQPFEQYSDKQAVDERRLHELVGRYPVLDANLATLQAVAKQWRDETAIPLISLVNSHEPSASSLVDDPDGKTRFDLVRKAAATLSSAVNGVSRTALHDRSNALRALLIALSVSVLLFVAVGLLAWRGLHRWVLAPVEGLALQARDVAEGTGERRIVPTGPPEFIDLGGDVETMRRRIAEELARVEQTSEDLARSNADLEQFAYVASHDLSEPLRKVANFCQLLERQYGEQLDDRAREYIAFAVDGAKRMQALIADLLALSRVGRSTDAFVPVDTNLALRRAMSNLDEKIVEAGGGVGHSDLPIVMGDPTLLVSLFENLVGNAIKYRSEQPPLVVVTAVSNRQTHTWTFAVKDNGIGIEPQYADRVFAIFQRLHLRGEYAGTGIGLALCRRIVEFHGGRIWLDTSATSGATFRFTLPERAS; from the coding sequence ATGAGTAAGCCGTCCCGGCGCCGCCTGCGGTTGCGGGCGCGGGGCTGGAGCCTGCGCCGGCGCGTGGTGGTCGGGTTCGGTGCGTTCACCGCGCTGTTCGCGGTGCTCATGACCGCCACCGTCATCTCGCTCGTCGACTTCGTCCGCAAGGGCAACGAGGTCGTCAACCGGTGGGAGCCGGCGGCGGCCGCCACGCAGGATCTGTTCGCCGACCTGGTGAACCAGGAGACCGGCGTCCGCGGCTTCGTCCTCAGCATGAATCGCACGTTCCTGCAGCCGTTCGAGCAGTACAGCGACAAGCAGGCGGTGGACGAACGGCGGCTGCACGAACTGGTCGGGCGCTACCCGGTGCTCGACGCCAACCTGGCGACACTGCAGGCCGTCGCGAAGCAATGGCGCGACGAAACCGCGATACCGCTGATCTCGCTGGTGAACTCGCACGAGCCGTCGGCGTCGAGCCTGGTCGACGACCCCGACGGCAAGACCCGCTTCGACCTGGTCCGCAAGGCGGCAGCCACCCTGTCATCAGCGGTCAACGGGGTGAGCCGGACCGCACTGCACGATCGCTCCAACGCGCTGCGCGCCTTGCTCATCGCGCTGAGCGTCTCCGTGCTGCTCTTCGTCGCGGTCGGCCTGCTGGCCTGGCGCGGGCTGCACCGGTGGGTGCTGGCGCCCGTCGAGGGACTCGCGCTGCAGGCTCGCGATGTCGCTGAGGGGACGGGCGAGCGCCGTATCGTGCCCACCGGCCCGCCGGAGTTCATCGACCTCGGCGGCGACGTGGAGACGATGCGGCGCCGGATCGCGGAGGAGTTGGCCCGCGTCGAGCAGACGAGCGAGGACCTGGCCCGCTCGAACGCCGACCTGGAGCAGTTCGCCTACGTCGCCTCGCACGACCTGTCCGAGCCGCTGCGCAAGGTCGCGAACTTCTGCCAACTGCTCGAACGCCAGTACGGCGAGCAGCTCGACGACCGGGCGCGCGAGTACATCGCTTTCGCGGTGGACGGCGCCAAGCGGATGCAGGCGCTGATCGCCGACCTGCTCGCGCTGTCGCGGGTGGGCCGCTCCACGGACGCGTTCGTGCCGGTGGACACCAACCTTGCCCTTCGGCGCGCGATGAGCAACCTGGACGAGAAGATCGTCGAGGCCGGCGGCGGCGTCGGGCACAGCGACCTGCCGATCGTCATGGGCGATCCGACGCTGCTCGTGTCGCTGTTCGAGAACCTGGTCGGTAACGCGATCAAGTACCGCTCCGAGCAGCCGCCGCTCGTCGTGGTCACCGCCGTGTCCAACCGGCAGACGCACACCTGGACGTTCGCGGTCAAGGACAACGGCATCGGGATCGAGCCGCAGTATGCCGACCGGGTGTTCGCCATCTTCCAGCGCCTGCACCTGCGCGGCGAGTACGCCGGAACCGGCATCGGGCTCGCCCTGTGCCGCCGGATAGTCGAGTTCCACGGCGGCCGGATCTGGCTCGATACGTCCGCCACATCGGGTGCTACCTTCCGGTTCACACTTCCGGAAAGGGCGTCTTAG
- a CDS encoding YceI family protein encodes MTTSTPTTFSTLTGDYTFDTAHSRLGFVARHAMVTKVRGSFNEFEGTAKIDGDNPANSVVALTIQVASVDTRNEQRDGHLRTNDFLDIEKFPTITFTSTEIKHLGGNDFEVTGDLTIKDVTKPVTLPLEFQGAATDPFGNQRIGFEGSTTIVRSDFGVSYNAVLETGGVLVSDKITLEFEISAIKAA; translated from the coding sequence ATGACCACCAGCACCCCCACCACCTTCAGCACCCTGACCGGCGACTACACCTTCGACACCGCCCACTCGCGGCTCGGCTTCGTCGCCCGCCACGCGATGGTCACCAAGGTTCGCGGCTCGTTCAACGAGTTCGAAGGCACGGCCAAGATCGACGGCGACAACCCGGCGAACTCCGTCGTCGCCCTGACCATCCAGGTCGCGAGCGTCGACACCCGCAACGAGCAGCGCGACGGGCACCTGCGCACCAACGACTTCCTGGACATCGAGAAGTTCCCGACCATCACCTTCACCTCGACCGAGATCAAGCATCTCGGCGGGAACGACTTCGAGGTCACCGGCGACCTGACGATCAAGGACGTGACCAAGCCGGTGACGCTGCCGCTGGAGTTCCAGGGCGCAGCCACCGACCCGTTCGGCAACCAGCGGATCGGTTTCGAGGGCTCGACCACGATCGTCCGCAGCGACTTCGGCGTGAGCTACAACGCCGTGCTGGAGACCGGCGGCGTGCTGGTCAGCGACAAGATCACCCTCGAGTTCGAGATCTCGGCCATCAAGGCCGCCTGA
- a CDS encoding PP2C family protein-serine/threonine phosphatase — translation MRYGETGPHILLIEDDEGDALLVRACLSEAGIGDTEIEWCRTLADGVVAIRRQPRCVLLDLGLPDADGMSALLGAVEASPASPIIVLTGRHGEGGTEALALGAQDYLVKDDITSDLLERSIRYAMERKRAQRIGQQLREAQLSSAEKSRLERGLLPTPLLRSHRVRCSTYYRPGPDHAVLGGDFFDVIETPDHRIRVVIGDVMGHGPDQAAIGVHLRVAWRTLVLAGTPDVQILPTLATLLAAETGGNFGFVTACDITINPDLTTTLRVAGHPAPLLCTHGKTTYLDVEVGPPLGMESVVRMRPGWIRTGGWPQTHALLEPESSLIVYTDGLLDAFANTADGGSLGIEEFVAAVDGCASGEGTVASWIPALLNGAPNQSVVDDTAVVVITTGPSSTR, via the coding sequence ATGAGGTACGGCGAAACCGGTCCGCACATCCTGCTGATCGAGGACGACGAGGGCGACGCTCTCCTCGTGCGTGCCTGCCTGTCCGAGGCCGGCATCGGCGATACCGAGATCGAATGGTGCCGCACGCTCGCCGACGGCGTGGTCGCGATCAGGCGGCAACCGCGCTGCGTCCTGCTCGACCTCGGGTTGCCCGATGCCGACGGGATGTCCGCGCTGCTCGGTGCTGTCGAAGCCTCCCCTGCGTCGCCGATCATCGTCCTGACCGGACGCCACGGCGAGGGCGGTACCGAGGCGCTGGCGCTCGGCGCGCAGGACTACCTCGTCAAGGACGACATCACCAGCGACCTGCTCGAGCGATCGATCCGCTACGCGATGGAGCGCAAGCGGGCGCAGCGCATCGGCCAGCAACTGCGCGAGGCGCAGTTGAGTTCGGCCGAGAAGTCCCGCCTCGAGCGAGGCCTGTTGCCGACGCCGCTGCTGCGCAGCCACCGGGTTCGATGCTCGACCTACTACCGGCCCGGCCCGGATCACGCGGTGCTCGGCGGTGACTTCTTCGACGTCATCGAGACGCCCGATCACCGCATCCGGGTGGTCATCGGCGACGTGATGGGGCACGGGCCGGACCAGGCCGCCATCGGGGTGCACCTGCGCGTCGCGTGGCGCACCCTGGTGCTGGCCGGCACGCCGGACGTCCAGATCCTGCCGACGCTGGCCACGCTGCTGGCGGCCGAGACGGGCGGCAACTTCGGCTTCGTGACCGCGTGCGACATCACGATCAACCCCGACCTGACCACGACCCTGCGGGTGGCCGGGCATCCCGCCCCGCTGTTGTGCACCCACGGGAAGACGACCTACCTGGACGTCGAGGTCGGGCCGCCGCTGGGCATGGAGTCCGTGGTTCGGATGCGGCCGGGCTGGATCCGGACCGGTGGCTGGCCGCAGACGCACGCGCTGCTGGAGCCGGAGTCCTCGCTGATCGTCTACACCGACGGGCTGCTCGACGCGTTCGCGAACACCGCCGACGGCGGCAGCCTCGGGATCGAGGAGTTCGTGGCGGCCGTCGACGGCTGCGCGTCCGGCGAGGGCACCGTCGCCTCGTGGATCCCGGCTCTGCTCAACGGCGCGCCCAACCAGTCGGTGGTGGACGACACGGCCGTGGTGGTGATCACCACGGGCCCGTCCTCCACGCGATGA
- a CDS encoding response regulator yields the protein MSTSPAPQQPLRVLLVEDDPGDVVIAREALDAAKLHTRLTVVSDGSEAMAYLRRTGEHAEAARPDLILLDLNLPGMSGHEVLAEVKSDPELRRIPVVVLTTSAAAEDITKSYDLHANVYVSKPVDFNAFARVVKKIDEFFGKVAQLPPD from the coding sequence GTGAGCACATCCCCGGCACCGCAACAGCCCCTGCGGGTGCTGCTGGTCGAGGACGACCCCGGAGACGTCGTGATCGCGCGCGAAGCGCTGGACGCGGCCAAGCTGCACACCCGGCTCACGGTGGTGAGCGACGGCTCCGAGGCGATGGCGTACCTGCGCCGCACGGGTGAGCACGCCGAGGCGGCGCGCCCGGACCTGATCCTGCTCGACCTGAACCTGCCCGGCATGTCCGGGCACGAGGTGCTGGCCGAGGTGAAGTCCGACCCGGAACTGCGCAGGATCCCGGTCGTCGTGCTCACCACGTCCGCCGCCGCCGAGGACATCACCAAGAGCTACGACCTGCACGCCAACGTCTACGTGTCCAAGCCCGTCGACTTCAACGCGTTCGCCCGGGTGGTGAAGAAGATCGACGAGTTCTTCGGCAAGGTGGCGCAGCTACCCCCGGACTGA
- a CDS encoding carboxymuconolactone decarboxylase family protein produces MAEFMPLVEPEELPEDLRRQWDATEREGLRDFLRLMAHAPEQFRLFNAAYASARFDNHLGVRLTELVRIAVAQTTRCPVCMAGRHGAAVSAGLTEELVGEIGGERRCMTEAEAAAVAFAQRFATDHLSITDEQTAALREHFDPQQVVELALLCVFCLVGRFSMLAGLQEQSCPVPAR; encoded by the coding sequence ATGGCTGAATTCATGCCGCTGGTCGAGCCGGAGGAGTTGCCCGAGGATCTGCGCCGCCAGTGGGATGCCACCGAGCGTGAGGGACTGCGTGACTTCCTGCGGTTGATGGCGCATGCTCCCGAGCAGTTCCGGCTGTTCAACGCCGCCTACGCGTCGGCGCGCTTCGACAACCACCTCGGCGTCCGGCTCACCGAACTGGTCCGCATCGCAGTGGCCCAGACGACGCGCTGTCCGGTGTGCATGGCCGGCCGGCACGGGGCGGCGGTGTCGGCGGGCCTCACCGAGGAACTGGTCGGCGAGATCGGCGGCGAGCGGCGATGCATGACCGAAGCCGAGGCGGCCGCGGTGGCATTCGCGCAGCGCTTCGCCACCGACCACCTGTCGATCACCGACGAGCAGACCGCGGCGCTGCGTGAGCACTTCGACCCGCAGCAGGTGGTCGAACTGGCGCTGCTGTGCGTCTTCTGCCTGGTCGGCCGCTTCTCGATGCTCGCCGGCCTGCAGGAGCAGAGCTGCCCGGTGCCTGCGCGCTGA